One window of Dyadobacter sandarakinus genomic DNA carries:
- the hemA gene encoding glutamyl-tRNA reductase produces MYNQFKSISLSHRNAPLAIREQLALNESEAKRIMLRLKDFFDVTDVLAVSTCNRTEIYYSSPADFNLDIIKLLLIEKGVSDTETFIGYFEQFADGDEAVRHLFQVATGLKSQVVGDMQIPNQIKHAYQWSADLNMAGPFLHRLLHTIFFANKRVAQETFFRDGAASVSYAAVELLEGLMPNPKVLVVGVGEIGSDVCRNLATRAGADITLVNRTRSRADELASELGLRVADFADIEVEISRADIIVSSIVRDEAFFTKEMMVRLRGMSFKYFIDLSVPRSVSPEVEEVPGVMLYTIDSIRSKADQALHRRLESVPRVKEIIDEAVVEFNDWSREMIVSPTIQKLKGALEQIRKEELTRFTKTLTETELEKVERITSSMMQKILKLPVLQLKAACKRGEAETLIDVLNDLFNLEKEKESH; encoded by the coding sequence ATGTATAATCAGTTCAAATCAATAAGTTTATCACATCGGAATGCCCCTCTTGCTATCAGAGAACAGCTTGCATTGAATGAATCCGAGGCAAAGCGCATCATGCTCCGCCTGAAAGATTTCTTTGATGTGACAGATGTTCTGGCTGTTTCTACCTGCAACCGTACAGAAATATACTATTCTTCTCCTGCCGACTTCAACCTGGACATCATCAAGCTGCTGCTGATCGAAAAAGGCGTTTCAGATACTGAAACCTTTATCGGTTACTTTGAGCAGTTCGCCGATGGGGACGAGGCTGTGCGTCATTTATTCCAGGTTGCTACCGGGCTTAAATCGCAGGTAGTAGGAGATATGCAAATTCCGAACCAGATCAAGCATGCCTACCAATGGTCTGCCGACCTGAACATGGCCGGGCCGTTTTTGCACCGGCTTTTGCATACCATTTTCTTTGCCAACAAGCGTGTTGCGCAGGAAACGTTTTTCCGGGATGGAGCTGCTTCCGTATCCTATGCTGCCGTGGAGCTGCTGGAAGGCTTAATGCCTAATCCGAAGGTACTGGTCGTAGGAGTGGGAGAAATTGGTTCTGACGTTTGCAGGAACCTTGCTACACGTGCCGGCGCTGATATCACCCTTGTAAACCGTACCCGCAGCCGTGCCGACGAACTCGCTAGTGAACTCGGCTTGCGTGTTGCCGATTTTGCCGACATTGAAGTTGAAATATCCCGGGCAGACATTATCGTTTCTTCCATTGTACGCGATGAGGCGTTTTTTACAAAGGAAATGATGGTACGCCTGCGCGGCATGTCCTTCAAATATTTTATTGATCTCTCCGTACCCAGGAGCGTGTCCCCGGAAGTGGAGGAAGTTCCCGGCGTGATGCTCTATACTATTGATTCTATCCGGTCCAAGGCCGATCAGGCGCTGCATCGCAGGCTTGAATCCGTGCCGCGCGTGAAGGAAATTATTGATGAAGCCGTGGTCGAGTTTAACGACTGGTCGCGCGAGATGATTGTTTCGCCCACGATCCAGAAATTGAAAGGTGCTCTTGAACAAATCCGGAAAGAAGAGCTCACACGGTTTACAAAAACATTGACGGAAACCGAGCTTGAAAAAGTTGAGCGCATTACGTCAAGCATGATGCAGAAAATACTGAAACTGCCGGTGCTTCAATTGAAAGCTGCATGTAAGCGGGGAGAAGCTGAAACACTGATCGACGTATTGAACGATCTGTTTAATCTTGAGAAAGAAAAAGAAAGTCACTGA
- a CDS encoding gluconate 2-dehydrogenase subunit 3 family protein — protein MKRRDALGRVALLMGGTLSAPTMLAFLEGCKSGSDTASTGLDFPFSPERKALVSEVAEIIIPKTDTPGAKDAKVGEFIEKMLKDCYLEKDQASFNKGLKELEKKDFMKGTPAQQTAILKEMEAAAKQELAKADEDKKAADEKKKYTEAGKEYTEAGVPFFRLVKELTLLGYFTSEEGATQALEYVPVPGRYDGCIDLKPGQKAWAM, from the coding sequence ATGAAAAGACGTGACGCCCTTGGTCGAGTGGCACTTTTAATGGGTGGTACACTCTCCGCCCCTACCATGCTGGCTTTTCTGGAAGGCTGCAAATCGGGTTCCGATACAGCTTCCACGGGTTTAGACTTCCCGTTTTCGCCTGAACGTAAGGCACTCGTTTCCGAAGTAGCCGAAATAATCATTCCAAAGACCGACACTCCTGGTGCTAAGGATGCCAAAGTAGGCGAGTTTATCGAAAAAATGCTGAAAGACTGTTACCTGGAAAAAGATCAGGCCAGCTTTAACAAAGGGTTGAAAGAACTGGAGAAGAAGGACTTTATGAAAGGCACCCCCGCACAGCAAACTGCAATTCTGAAAGAAATGGAAGCTGCTGCCAAGCAGGAGCTTGCCAAAGCGGATGAGGACAAGAAAGCTGCCGACGAGAAGAAGAAGTACACCGAGGCAGGCAAAGAGTACACCGAAGCCGGAGTTCCGTTTTTCCGCCTGGTTAAAGAACTTACCCTGCTGGGCTACTTCACATCCGAGGAAGGTGCCACGCAGGCACTCGAGTATGTGCCGGTACCGGGAAGATATGACGGCTGCATTGATCTCAAACCTGGCCAGAAAGCCTGGGCGATGTAA
- a CDS encoding sensor histidine kinase: MITETPKRKPRFRLHPTAILNSQRLRRSLMDTYDQKSFYKYIIGIILSLLSIGSLFYTDLLVEELEQREEREVQLYAEGLRYVFNSPFDENFNIIYQVIQDAVNFYQIPAIYVNENNLATANETINESFPAKMTPKEKERIIQDKLGEMKLEHPPIAVELGKGRTGYIYYSNSFLLTQLRYYPFLQLSVMLLIGYLAYLAFSSARKAEQNRVWVGLAKETAHQLGTPLSSLMAWVEYFRSDPAIDPSIAEEIEKDVIRLEMITTRFSNIGSVPTLKDEPVAEIVTNFVNYLEKRVSSKVKFAVHNQLAPEQTALLNKNLFEWVIENICKNAVDAMSGVGHISVTLQAPPTTREIWIDISDTGKGMSKANMNKIFDPGFSTKKRGWGLGLTLAKRIIENYHSGRLFVKSSEVGKGTTFRILLNAAIIE; the protein is encoded by the coding sequence ATGATCACCGAAACTCCGAAACGAAAGCCACGTTTTCGCCTGCATCCGACAGCTATCCTGAATAGCCAGCGGCTAAGGCGGTCACTGATGGATACTTACGATCAGAAAAGCTTTTACAAGTACATCATTGGGATCATCCTGTCGCTGCTCAGCATCGGCTCCCTGTTTTATACCGACCTGCTGGTAGAAGAGCTGGAACAGCGGGAAGAGCGTGAAGTTCAGCTGTATGCGGAAGGACTTCGCTATGTGTTCAACAGTCCTTTTGACGAGAACTTCAACATCATTTACCAGGTGATCCAGGATGCGGTAAATTTTTACCAGATTCCCGCTATTTACGTCAATGAGAATAACCTGGCAACCGCCAATGAGACGATCAATGAGAGTTTTCCGGCAAAAATGACGCCCAAGGAAAAAGAGCGAATTATTCAGGACAAACTGGGAGAAATGAAATTGGAGCATCCTCCCATAGCAGTGGAGCTTGGAAAAGGCCGCACCGGCTACATTTACTACAGCAATTCATTTCTGCTTACCCAGCTCAGGTACTATCCTTTTTTGCAACTCTCTGTGATGCTGCTGATCGGGTATCTTGCATACCTGGCATTCAGCTCGGCCCGGAAAGCCGAACAAAACCGGGTATGGGTAGGATTGGCGAAAGAGACTGCACACCAGCTGGGTACGCCTCTGTCTTCCTTGATGGCCTGGGTGGAGTACTTCCGGAGTGATCCGGCAATTGATCCGTCCATTGCCGAAGAGATCGAGAAGGATGTTATCCGCCTTGAAATGATCACCACGCGATTTTCAAACATCGGCTCCGTTCCGACGCTGAAAGATGAGCCTGTGGCAGAGATAGTGACCAATTTTGTCAATTACCTTGAAAAACGGGTGTCCTCAAAGGTGAAGTTTGCGGTACATAATCAGCTTGCGCCCGAACAAACTGCATTGCTGAATAAGAACCTGTTTGAATGGGTGATTGAGAATATTTGCAAGAATGCAGTGGATGCGATGAGCGGCGTGGGACATATCAGCGTCACCTTACAGGCACCGCCTACTACCCGGGAAATCTGGATTGACATTTCGGATACTGGCAAAGGAATGTCCAAGGCCAATATGAACAAGATTTTTGATCCGGGGTTCAGTACCAAAAAACGTGGTTGGGGACTGGGCCTGACGCTGGCCAAGCGGATTATAGAAAATTACCACTCCGGCAGGTTGTTCGTTAAAAGTTCGGAGGTGGGCAAAGGCACCACCTTCCGGATATTGCTGAATGCAGCTATTATCGAGTAA
- a CDS encoding GMC family oxidoreductase, whose amino-acid sequence MNLNLKATKQATYDAIVVGSGISGGWAAKELTEKGLKVLMLERGRDIKHITDYKTATLAPWEFEHRGRVTTVAREEYWAGMRTGYTANEEHRYLFENDKENPYEETRKFDWIRAYHVGGRSLLWGRQSYRLNPVDFESNAREGVGVDWPIRYADIAPWYDYVEKFAGISGSRDGLDVLPDGNFLPPMQMNCVEKHVKGEVEKKFPGRHMIMGRAAHLTQPQNFHTELGRAACQFRNMCMRGCPYGAYFSTQAATLPAAQKTGNLTLLTDSIVSEVIYDDKAGKVTGVRVINQNSLETKEYFAKVIFMNASAIASASILMNSKSKRFPNGLGNESDQLGRNIMDHHLAVGARGEMPGFEDKYYFGRRANGIYVPRYRNWGTDKRDYIRGFGYQGGASRDSWGGGMGVDGFGADFKKKISEPGGWTMNLGGFGEMIPDEKNRFTLHKTVKDKWGLPVVVFDAAYGENEFKMRKDMMNDAAEMLEAAGMKNVSPYNDESKHPGIGIHEMGTARMGNDPKTSVLNKHNQVWGAENVYVTDGAFMTSASCVNPSLTYMAMTARAADHAVKELKKMNLS is encoded by the coding sequence ATGAATCTGAATTTAAAAGCGACCAAACAAGCGACTTACGACGCGATTGTGGTTGGATCGGGTATAAGCGGTGGCTGGGCAGCCAAAGAACTCACTGAAAAAGGTCTCAAGGTATTAATGCTGGAAAGAGGCCGCGATATCAAGCACATTACTGATTACAAAACTGCGACCCTTGCCCCTTGGGAATTTGAGCACCGCGGGCGCGTGACCACAGTAGCCCGCGAAGAGTATTGGGCCGGTATGAGAACTGGTTATACCGCCAATGAGGAGCATCGCTACCTTTTTGAAAACGATAAGGAGAATCCATACGAGGAAACACGCAAGTTTGACTGGATCAGGGCCTACCACGTGGGTGGCCGCTCGTTGCTCTGGGGCCGCCAGAGTTACCGGCTCAATCCCGTTGATTTTGAGTCCAATGCACGTGAAGGTGTGGGCGTGGACTGGCCGATCCGCTATGCGGATATTGCCCCTTGGTATGATTACGTTGAAAAATTCGCAGGGATCAGCGGTTCCCGTGACGGCCTGGATGTGCTGCCTGATGGAAACTTCCTGCCTCCTATGCAGATGAACTGCGTGGAAAAACACGTGAAAGGTGAAGTTGAAAAGAAATTTCCCGGCCGCCACATGATTATGGGTCGGGCCGCACACCTTACCCAGCCACAGAACTTCCATACTGAGCTGGGCCGTGCCGCCTGTCAGTTCCGCAACATGTGTATGAGAGGATGCCCATACGGCGCGTATTTCAGCACGCAGGCAGCTACCTTGCCGGCAGCGCAGAAAACGGGTAACCTCACACTTCTGACCGACTCCATTGTTTCCGAAGTAATTTACGATGACAAGGCTGGAAAAGTGACTGGCGTGCGCGTGATCAATCAGAATTCGCTGGAAACGAAGGAATATTTTGCAAAGGTTATCTTCATGAATGCTTCGGCCATCGCGTCGGCGTCCATCCTGATGAACTCTAAATCCAAAAGATTCCCGAACGGACTGGGCAATGAAAGCGACCAGCTTGGCCGCAATATCATGGACCACCACCTTGCTGTGGGTGCACGTGGTGAAATGCCAGGTTTTGAGGACAAATATTACTTTGGCCGTCGTGCAAACGGTATCTACGTTCCACGCTACCGTAACTGGGGTACCGACAAGCGCGACTATATCCGTGGCTTTGGGTACCAGGGTGGCGCTTCCCGCGACAGCTGGGGCGGCGGAATGGGCGTTGACGGGTTTGGCGCCGACTTCAAGAAGAAAATCTCGGAACCGGGTGGCTGGACCATGAACCTCGGCGGATTTGGGGAAATGATTCCGGACGAGAAAAACCGGTTTACCCTGCACAAAACCGTTAAGGATAAATGGGGACTGCCCGTAGTGGTGTTTGATGCGGCTTATGGCGAAAATGAATTCAAAATGCGTAAAGACATGATGAATGATGCAGCCGAAATGCTGGAAGCAGCCGGTATGAAAAACGTTTCACCATATAATGACGAGTCTAAACACCCGGGTATCGGTATTCACGAAATGGGTACTGCAAGGATGGGTAATGATCCGAAAACTTCTGTACTGAACAAGCACAACCAGGTTTGGGGTGCGGAGAACGTGTATGTAACCGACGGCGCATTCATGACCTCAGCTTCCTGCGTGAATCCTTCCCTGACGTACATGGCGATGACAGCCAGAGCTGCGGATCATGCCGTGAAGGAATTGAAGAAGATGAACCTTTCGTAG
- a CDS encoding LuxE/PaaK family acyltransferase — protein MSQDGIRSSLRSRILHLQPREFDVLALDIFRYQARFNPLYSEYVQHLGINPETVGKLTQIPFLPIQFFKSHEIRTGDVPAAEVIFQSSGTTGQVASRHFLYDAGLYKDLSLSIFEKHYGPLNQYHILALLPSYLERSNSSLVYMMQHFISCSDSPFSGFYLHNAEEMLETVKRLVLAPDGRKILLLGVTFALLDLAESNRDLRFMGNAKNVIIMDTGGMKGRREELLREEVHDILCDAFGVQEIHSEYGMTELLSQGYSQGGGLFRPGTSMRVLLREVNDPFSISDHNVGKSKTGGINVIDLGNLDTCSFIETQDLGRFGKEDHTFYVMGRFDNSDIRGCNLMVL, from the coding sequence ATGTCACAGGACGGAATCAGGTCCTCGCTCAGGAGCCGGATTCTTCACTTACAACCCCGGGAATTTGACGTCCTTGCCTTGGATATATTCCGGTATCAGGCGCGCTTTAACCCTCTTTACAGTGAGTATGTGCAGCATCTCGGGATTAATCCTGAAACTGTCGGCAAGTTGACGCAAATTCCGTTTCTGCCCATTCAGTTTTTCAAATCTCACGAAATACGTACTGGCGACGTTCCTGCTGCTGAGGTCATTTTCCAGAGCAGCGGCACTACCGGGCAGGTTGCCAGCAGGCATTTTCTCTACGATGCCGGCCTGTACAAAGACCTTTCGCTCAGCATTTTTGAGAAGCACTACGGCCCGCTTAACCAGTATCACATTCTTGCGCTGCTACCTTCCTACCTTGAACGAAGCAACTCATCGCTCGTGTATATGATGCAGCACTTTATTAGCTGCTCCGACTCGCCGTTTTCGGGCTTTTATCTGCACAATGCTGAAGAGATGCTTGAAACAGTGAAAAGGTTGGTACTAGCTCCTGATGGCCGGAAAATATTGCTGCTCGGGGTTACTTTCGCCCTGCTCGACCTGGCCGAAAGCAATCGGGATCTGCGCTTTATGGGCAATGCAAAAAACGTGATCATTATGGATACGGGCGGCATGAAAGGACGGCGGGAAGAGTTGTTGCGGGAAGAAGTCCACGATATTCTTTGTGATGCATTCGGAGTGCAGGAAATCCATTCGGAATATGGGATGACAGAGCTGCTTTCGCAAGGGTATTCTCAGGGAGGAGGACTTTTCAGACCGGGAACCAGCATGCGCGTATTACTGCGGGAAGTCAATGATCCTTTTTCAATTTCCGATCATAACGTCGGCAAATCAAAGACAGGGGGTATCAACGTCATTGATCTTGGCAACCTCGACACCTGCTCGTTTATCGAAACTCAGGATCTTGGCAGGTTTGGGAAAGAGGATCACACCTTTTACGTGATGGGCCGGTTCGACAACTCGGACATCCGCGGCTGCAATTTAATGGTATTGTAG